In Alkalihalobacillus sp. AL-G, the genomic stretch ATCATCCAGTTTCTTACATGTTGTTTATTCGTGTCTTCGTCAATTAACGTTGCCGCTTCACCGAATCCGTAATCTCACCATTACTATTAAACTTAACAGCTCGATAGATGGCATCGTGATAAAAGGTGAACCATGCCCCGTCCGAGATCGCTTTGCTTATCCATTTTTGCTTTTGGGCGATCGAAGTCATCGGATAATCGTCATAGGCAAGTACCCACAGTGCATTCAAGTGGGCATGAGTCGGCATCAAATCTGCCATATGAACATAGGATTCATTTTCTTGAGTAAACTGTAAAATTGAATGGCCGTCACTATGTCCGCCAGTATGCACCATCTTCAAACCCGGAAGAACCTCAACCTCTTCTTTAAACGTTTGAATTTGTGACTCGATTCCTTTCCAATTCATCTCCCAATAAGTATTTTTGGAGCGAATGTTCGGATTTCGCATCTCATTCCATTCCGTTTCGGAAGTATAAATGATTGCATTTTTAAATGTTGAACCGAACTTATCCCCATTAGGCTTGGTCAAACCACAAGCATGATCGAAATGGAGATGTGTCATCAATACGATATCGATGTCATCCGTTGTAAGGTCTAGTTTTTCCAATTCCTTATCAATACTGGACTGTTCTGTTATGCCGTAATTTCTGATTTGTTTTTCATTAAATTTATCGTTTCCGATACCGGATTCGATCAATATGTTTTTCCCCTCATACTGAAAGAATATCGGATCTGATCGTAACTCGATTTGGTTCTTTTCATTGTGCGGGTACTTATTCTCCCAAAGGGGCTTTGGCACAACCCCAAACATTGCGCCTCCATCCATATGGGTTACTCCGCCATTTAACCAGTGCAGTTTGTTATCACCAATTTGAAGCGTTTCCATGCTTGACCACTCCTTGTTTTGTTCTCTTTTATCCCATTGTAGCATATGGATTGATATTTCTGAGAGTGGTTCGTTTACATCATTTGTTTCTGAATACCGCTTCACAACGATAGATACGATTACCTAGTGCAGAAAACTTTTCTTCATACTCTGTCATGACATTTCCCTCAAAATCACTATTGTGTAGATCAAGGCTGACATTATTGATCAGCATGCCGTATTTTGAAAAGCTATATAGGGAATATTCGAATAAGGATTGATTATCCGTTTTCAAATGAACTTCACCGTTCGGGATTACAATTTCTTCATAGGCTTTTAAAAACGTTGCATAGGTCAACCGCCGCTTGTCATGTCGGTTTTTGGGCCACGGATCGGAAAAGTTCAGATAAACTCTATGAACCTCGTTTTTCTTAAAATAGTCCCTCAGGTTTACCGCATTCACATTCATAAGGTGAACATTACTTAATTCCGTATCGCTTACTCTATCAATAGCCGAAACAATGATACTTTTTTGACGCTCAATGCCTATAAAATTGATATCAGGATTACGTTGTGCCATTCCACAAATAAACTGTCCCTTCCCTGTGCCAACTTCAATATGAATCGGATTATCGTTTCCGAAAACCTCTCTCCATTTTCCTTGCCACTTTTCAGGGTCGGCGACGACAATATTTGAATGGTGATCTATTTTTTCTTGTGCCCATGGCTTGTTTCTAAGTCTCATCTAATACTACCCTTTCTCTACGATTGTTTTTGCCTTTGTCATTTTACCATGATTTGATGAACTTGTTACAACGTCTTATTTTTACCAGCATTTTGACACGTAATTGTTAAAATCATCCACCTATCCCTTGAATAAGAGAGTATATGAGCGTATAATCGAGCATTTATTCATATAAGTGTTCTAAAGTACATTGACGTAATGTCATGCTCTTACATTACATTAAATACCGTTTCACTCCATTAGGGTCGTAAACGCTTTCAAGGGTATGATTGTATTTGGTTAAGAATTGTCTTTATTAATGTGAGTTCAAAAAGTAAAAGAATATAATGCTTTTTGAACATCCTCATAAAAAATTAGGAGTGAATTTAACAAAACCATGATCTTACTAAAAAAAGCTGCATCAAAGACAGCAGAAATTTCCGTACTGACTGTATTTAGCGGAATATTCGCTGGATATGCACTTGTTGTTTATCCAATTGAACGAATTGCACTTAAGCAAAGTAAACGTACACAAAAGACAAAAATCAAATACGCATCTCAATTTTAATAGATTGAATATAGAATTTTTGCTGCAAAAAAATGGGATTGACTTTCAATGAGGTCATCCCATTTTTTGTTT encodes the following:
- a CDS encoding MBL fold metallo-hydrolase, translated to METLQIGDNKLHWLNGGVTHMDGGAMFGVVPKPLWENKYPHNEKNQIELRSDPIFFQYEGKNILIESGIGNDKFNEKQIRNYGITEQSSIDKELEKLDLTTDDIDIVLMTHLHFDHACGLTKPNGDKFGSTFKNAIIYTSETEWNEMRNPNIRSKNTYWEMNWKGIESQIQTFKEEVEVLPGLKMVHTGGHSDGHSILQFTQENESYVHMADLMPTHAHLNALWVLAYDDYPMTSIAQKQKWISKAISDGAWFTFYHDAIYRAVKFNSNGEITDSVKRQR
- the trmB gene encoding tRNA (guanosine(46)-N7)-methyltransferase TrmB, coding for MRLRNKPWAQEKIDHHSNIVVADPEKWQGKWREVFGNDNPIHIEVGTGKGQFICGMAQRNPDINFIGIERQKSIIVSAIDRVSDTELSNVHLMNVNAVNLRDYFKKNEVHRVYLNFSDPWPKNRHDKRRLTYATFLKAYEEIVIPNGEVHLKTDNQSLFEYSLYSFSKYGMLINNVSLDLHNSDFEGNVMTEYEEKFSALGNRIYRCEAVFRNK